One Streptomyces sp. NBC_01217 genomic region harbors:
- a CDS encoding IS5 family transposase (programmed frameshift), which translates to MSADLSQRLVPDGLWELVAPLLPSFNSRPQGGGTAPLDERAVFTAVVYVLTSGCAWRHLPETFGVSPATAHRRFTAWTQAGLWRRLHRAILDELGARGELDWTSAIVDAASVRAKKGGSLTGPNPVDRGKKGSKLHVLSEAQGIPLAIAVSGANMHDSLALKPLIRGIPAIRSRRGPRRRRPVKLRADKAYFSADHLAWLRERGLIPRIARPGIESGERLGRHRWKIERSIAWLFGYRRLTVRYERKGSHFLAFLGLAAVLTCYKKLAKLAT; encoded by the exons GTGAGTGCCGATCTGTCGCAGCGGCTGGTTCCTGACGGTCTGTGGGAACTCGTCGCCCCGTTGTTGCCGTCGTTCAACTCCCGTCCGCAGGGTGGTGGGACTGCGCCGCTGGATGAGCGGGCTGTGTTCACGGCGGTGGTGTACGTGCTGACCAGCGGGTGCGCCTGGCGGCACCTGCCGGAGACGTTCGGGGTGTCGCCCGCGACGGCACACCGTCGGTTCACCGCGTGGACCCAGGCGGGGCTGTGGCGCCGATTGCACCGGGCGATCCTGGACGAACTCGGCGCCAGGGGCGAGCTCGACTGGACCTCCGCAATCGTTGACGCCGCGTCGGTGCGGGCGA AAAAGGGGGGTTCGCTGACCGGGCCGAACCCGGTCGATCGCGGCAAGAAGGGCAGCAAACTGCACGTGCTGTCCGAGGCCCAGGGCATCCCACTCGCCATCGCCGTGTCCGGCGCAAACATGCACGACAGCCTCGCCCTCAAGCCGCTGATCCGTGGCATACCCGCCATCCGTTCCCGGCGCGGACCCCGTCGGCGCCGCCCAGTCAAACTCCGCGCCGATAAGGCGTACTTCTCCGCTGACCACCTCGCCTGGCTGCGTGAACGGGGGCTGATCCCGCGCATCGCCCGGCCGGGCATCGAATCCGGCGAACGGCTCGGCCGGCACCGCTGGAAGATCGAGCGGTCCATCGCCTGGTTGTTCGGCTACCGCCGCCTCACCGTCCGGTACGAACGAAAGGGCTCGCACTTCCTCGCCTTCCTCGGCCTGGCCGCCGTCCTGACCTGCTACAAGAAACTCGCGAAACTTGCCACGTGA